The Pedobacter mucosus genome window below encodes:
- the mutL gene encoding DNA mismatch repair endonuclease MutL: protein MTDIIHLLPDAVANQIAAGEVVQRPASAVKELLENAIDAGADKIQLVIKDAGKALIHIIDNGCGMSVTDARMCFERHATSKVKKAEDLFAIRTMGFRGEAMASIAAISQVEMKTRRHEDEIGTCITIEGAQVIAQEPVATTAGTQIWIKNLFFNTPARRNFLKSNPVEMRHIIDEFQRIALAHPTVFFSLYHDGTEIFNLPKGNLKQRIVHLFGNNYNERLVPVEEETTIINLKGYIGKPAFAKKTRGEQFFFVNNRFIKDPYLNHAVSSAFDDLLPDDSYPLYVLFIEIDPAKIDVNVHPTKTEIKYLDEKSIYAILKSAVKRSIGRYNISPTLDFDQETGFNNMISPKAMEDIVPPSINFNPDFNPFSSEKKPSERELPFLRNQEARPSAKKWGSLYEITQESVVEQSTFYADDAIFETKQKQYMQLHNRYIVSQIKSGLMVIDQQMAHERILYERFLVHLDDRKGASQQSLFPQTITLNANDFELAKSLLDDIKSLGFDVREFGKNTLVVEGIPVDLGSSNINETQLFEEMIEGFKNSQQELKLSKRDSLARSLAKNSAIKAGKTLSQEEMNTLIDELFACKTPNFSVSGKPIIQTITLMELDKKFDK from the coding sequence ATGACTGATATTATTCATTTATTGCCTGATGCTGTTGCCAATCAAATTGCTGCTGGAGAAGTTGTTCAACGACCTGCTTCTGCGGTAAAAGAATTGCTCGAAAATGCAATTGATGCGGGTGCAGATAAAATTCAATTGGTGATTAAAGATGCCGGAAAAGCGCTCATTCACATTATTGATAATGGTTGCGGAATGAGTGTTACCGATGCCAGAATGTGTTTTGAGCGCCATGCTACATCCAAAGTTAAAAAAGCTGAAGATTTATTTGCCATTAGAACCATGGGTTTTCGTGGCGAAGCAATGGCTTCTATTGCCGCAATTTCTCAAGTGGAAATGAAAACACGCAGGCATGAAGATGAAATTGGAACTTGCATAACGATTGAGGGAGCACAAGTGATTGCCCAAGAACCTGTTGCCACAACTGCAGGAACACAAATTTGGATCAAAAACTTATTTTTTAACACGCCTGCGAGAAGGAACTTTCTGAAAAGTAATCCCGTGGAAATGCGCCATATTATTGATGAATTTCAAAGAATAGCATTGGCACACCCAACGGTATTTTTTAGTTTATATCATGATGGAACTGAAATTTTTAATTTGCCAAAAGGTAATTTAAAGCAGCGGATTGTTCATTTATTTGGTAATAATTACAATGAAAGATTAGTCCCTGTTGAGGAAGAAACCACCATAATAAACTTAAAAGGATACATTGGGAAACCTGCGTTTGCTAAGAAAACCAGAGGTGAGCAATTCTTTTTTGTAAATAACCGTTTCATTAAAGATCCGTATTTGAACCACGCGGTAAGCTCTGCATTTGATGATCTTTTACCCGACGACAGCTACCCGCTTTATGTATTATTTATAGAGATTGATCCTGCAAAAATCGACGTAAATGTGCATCCTACAAAAACAGAAATTAAATATTTAGACGAAAAATCTATTTATGCCATTCTAAAATCGGCAGTTAAACGGTCTATTGGGCGCTATAATATTTCTCCTACATTAGATTTTGATCAGGAAACTGGGTTTAATAATATGATTTCGCCAAAAGCGATGGAAGATATTGTTCCGCCAAGCATCAATTTTAATCCAGATTTTAATCCATTTTCAAGCGAAAAAAAACCTTCAGAAAGGGAACTTCCTTTTTTGAGAAATCAGGAGGCGAGACCAAGTGCAAAAAAATGGGGTTCACTATATGAAATTACTCAGGAATCGGTTGTTGAACAATCTACTTTTTATGCCGATGATGCGATTTTTGAGACTAAGCAGAAACAATATATGCAATTGCATAACCGTTATATTGTTTCGCAAATTAAATCGGGTTTAATGGTTATTGATCAGCAAATGGCGCATGAAAGAATCCTTTATGAACGTTTTCTCGTACATCTCGACGACCGAAAAGGTGCCTCACAACAAAGTTTATTCCCACAAACCATTACCCTAAATGCCAACGATTTTGAGCTTGCAAAAAGTTTGTTGGATGATATTAAAAGTCTAGGTTTTGATGTGCGTGAATTTGGAAAAAACACACTGGTAGTGGAAGGTATTCCTGTTGATTTAGGTAGCAGTAATATTAATGAAACCCAGCTGTTTGAAGAGATGATAGAAGGTTTCAAAAATTCTCAGCAAGAATTAAAATTAAGTAAACGAGACAGCCTAGCTAGAAGTTTGGCAAAAAACAGCGCTATTAAAGCTGGAAAAACTTTAAGTCAGGAAGAAATGAATA